The following are encoded in a window of Palaemon carinicauda isolate YSFRI2023 chromosome 31, ASM3689809v2, whole genome shotgun sequence genomic DNA:
- the LOC137625097 gene encoding piggyBac transposable element-derived protein 4-like, with product MSKRRLTEEEIQFALEEDDDDYEPSDTDSDGTNDSSSDESQDDTVTEEEDLEAPTSPENDSYRRMEYVWTKDTTNFVPKHDIPDKHDCIVTMSVKRASSELDIFLRLFPKSLFLQIAHYTNERLDILAEKKKKNIQHTCLSELMVIFGCTLVMSYNRVPAMRMYWSRKSSLRNEKISESISRDRFQLVFSKLYFNNPCKPAESSKIFYVEDVVRCLKKTFLAARTDSTFQSIDESMTKFKGRSSMKQYLPMKPVKRGIKTWVRSDSNTGYVYDFNIYQGKETQVMEGTLGERVIKMLSETIRAPEVCLCFDRFFTSVRLMSSLPFAAVGTCMPNRKNLPKLDVKLQRGESEMYVCNEGILVVSWQDTKCVTILSNCHNTEIGVTQRKIKDGTKKDLQCPEAFIFYNDHMGGVDLGDQMITLYDLDRKSKKWWIKVFFRLLMTAVYNAHVIHNEINHKKRPFIDFLVTLAESLIEEGRENLPQRRVRSLGRPSKTSKELKNVDHMPVHEESRRRCIRCSSRKKEKRTRYQCQTCKVPLCLQCFPIYHT from the coding sequence ATGAGTAAAAGAAGGCTAACGGAAGAGGAAATACAATTTGCACTGGAAGAGGATGACGACGATTATGAACCATCAGATACTGACAGTGATGgaacaaacgattcttcttcagatGAATCACAGGATGATACAGTCACAGAAGAGGAAGACCTAGAAGCACCCACTAGCCCAGAAAATGATTCGTACAGACGTATGGAATATGTATGGACTAAAGACACTACAAATTTTGTGCCTAAGCATGACATACCAGATAAGCATGACTGCATTGTAACTATGTCTGTAAAAAGAGCTTCATCAGAGTTGGACATCTTCCTAAGATTATTTCCAAAGAGTCTTTTTCTACAAATAGCACATTACACTAACGAGAGACTTGATATTttggctgaaaagaagaaaaaaaatattcaacacacATGTCTCTCAGAGTTGATGGTAATCTTCGGATGCACACTAGTGATGTCTTACAATCGAGTACCTGCCATGAGAATGTATTGGTCAAGAAAGTCCTCactaagaaatgagaaaataagcGAGTCAATTTCAAGGGATAGATTTCAACTAGTTTTTTCGAAACTGTACTTCAATAATCCATGTAAACCAGCAGAATCTTCCAAGATATTCTATGTAGAAGATGTGGTGAGGTGCTTGAAAAAAACTTTTCTTGCTGCAAGAACAGACAGCACATTTCAGTCCATAGATGAAAGCATGACAAAGTTCAAGGGACGTTCCAGCATGAAACAGTATTTGCCTATGAAACCAGTGAAACGAGGAATCAAAACCTGGGTAAGATCAGACTCAAATACTGGCTATGTGTATGACTTCAATATCTATCAAGGAAAGGAAACACAAGTTATGGAAGGAACTCTTGGTGAAAGAGTAATCAAGATGCTTTCAGAAACAATAAGGGCACCAGAAGTATGCTTATGTTTCGACAGATTTTTCACATCTGTTAGACTCATGTCTTCACTCCCATTTGCAGCAGTTGGGACTTGTATGCCAAATAGGAAGAATCTTCCAAAGCTTGACGTCAAACTTCAACGGGGAGAGTCAGAGATGTACGTTTGTAATGAAGGCATTCTGGTAGTTTCCTGGCAAGACACCAAGTGTGTCACGATTCTGAGTAATTGTCATAATACAGAAATAGGTGTGAcgcaaagaaaaattaaagatggAACAAAAAAAGATCTGCAGTGCCctgaagcttttatattttataatgatcATATGGGGGGTGTTGACTTAGGGGATCAAATGATAACTCTGTATGACCTTGACAGAAAGAGCAAGAAATGGTGGATCAAAGTATTTTTCAGACTTCTAATGACAGCGGTGTACAATGCACATGTTATTCACAACGAAATCAACCACAAGAAGCGCCCTTTCATTGACTTCTTAGTAACATTAGCAGAATCTTTGATTGAAGAGGGAAGGGAAAATCTGCCACAGAGAAGAGTACGAAGTTTAGGACGGCCTTCCAAAACTTCTAAGGAGCTGAAGAATGTTGACCATATGCCCGTGCATGAAGAAAGCCGTCGAAGATGCATAAGATGCTCTTCAAGGAAGAAAGAAAAGCGAACAAGGTATCAGTGTCAAACATGCAAAGTTCCACTTTGTTTACAATGTTTTCCTATCTACCATACATAA